AGTTCCTGGATGGCGCAGGCGCCGGCCAGAGTCCAGAGATCGGAGTACGAAATCCAAGGAAACTGGGCCTTGATGGGCTCGAGGAAGTCCCGAGCAATCTTGAGACCAGCGTTGGCACCGTGGTCGGACTCGGGGGCGAATCTCATGGTAGCGCCGTTGCTTCCTCCAGTGCCGGTTTCCTTGTCATAGGTACCACTTGCATGCCATGCCAGACGGACGAGAACCTATCAAAACACCACAAGTCAGCACACTGTCCATCGCCCATGTATTTCATTGACAAATGGAGAAATAATCTTACAGGTCCATAGCTGCCATCGTCATAGTCGGTCTCATCGGCAAGACGGCGAGCGATGGCGTCGTACACCTTCTGGTAGTCCTCCTTGCCAGGAACAAAGGTCTTGGAGGTAACGGAATCGCTGCCGTTCAGGTAGAGGTATGCACCGGCACCACCAGCCACGGCGAGACCAGCCCAGAGGAAGACGTTCGACGAGGATTTGCCGGAGTTGGCTTCGGAGGCATAGCCACGACGACCAGCAGCGCGGAAGCCCTGAGCTGGGAGAGCAAAGCGAGCGGCGCGGACAGCAGGAcggaaggaggaggtagTAGGAGtggagcgcaagaaggcgCGCGAAGCAGATCTAGCAGCCGAAGCCATTGTGAAGTAGAGGACGCGCCGGAAAGGAATGTGTAGGGATAAATGAGCTTTCGTTGATTGCGGAGGAAGGGCAGGAAGAGGGATAGACACTTTCTAATATACAAAAGTCGATTTACGAAGAAACAGAGTGAGAATCTGACAAAGGGAGAGGGAAGGATAAGAAGgaatgaggaagagggcAGGGATAACTGGCTACTAATAAAGTGCAGCAGCTCTTGCCATTGCATAAGAGATATCCCCTCATCCTTCTGCtgccgctcctcctccctggACTACAAAAACGCCGAAACCTATCGAAGCCCCAGGAGGAGCCGTAAGAACCAATCACGATACACAGATTTGTGAGCTCTGGACCCGATTCTTTTGACTCAGCAGATGTTCTCTCCGCATTTTCCCAGAGGttctgcttttctttggcaTAAGGCAGATAGATAGACCAAGCCTCGGGAGGGGGATATTGGATCATGAATGGCCGTGGCAATAAGCCGACCCATGGCTCCCTCTGCCCATTTGCCTCCTGCACTTGAGATACAACTGACCATTTCTTTGAAACATCTACTATGTTTGTGTTGATACCATTATCCTTTTGTCAGTATAAGAGATCGAGGTTTGTTAACAATCAGTTGTACTAGCAACGATGATAACCGAAGACGGCTCGTCGGGCGGATCCTAAAACCGCCATAACATTATTAACAGGGACACGCTCTTTGGCAGACAGACTCGAGCGTCTCAATAACCGCGGCAGATTCCGATCTCCACTCTCCCTTTCACGCTCATTCTTCATTGGTGTCCCTGCTTCCCTAAATATCTCACTCATCCTAAGTTCGAGACTGGCTGTGATTAATCATCGATTCAAGTGGATGATTGAACAGGTCACCAAATATATTCATCACATCGACTCGGGTGCGCTGATTATCATGACAGACCGGCATGATACTAGGTACCACAATAGAAACCGGTTGATGAAAGGACGGACTTTGGCTTGGACATCATCCACCCCTCGATTGCGTTATTCAGCACATCTTGCGTCGCGAAAACCTCTTAGATCAATGCAACCGGAAGTTGATAAGCTATTATGACTGTCTTCATGATCAGGAAGCCTGGAGGTATTGCCTTAAGACCCAAGATGCTTCCAAGTATTCCCTACAGGAGGTTCACATAGGGAACAATATGGTCCGCATTGAGATACTCTCATTATGATACAACAAAGGTAGGATGTCCGTCGTAAAAAAGTCCTGCCGTTCGAGAAAGACGAACACCAGGGTGGAGTAGACGCAGCTCTGCTAAAAACTGTTTGGTTTTGATCTTCCACTGAACGAACAAATTGAAAAGCATACGACTTGGCCATGGAGAGACTAGACGCGTGCTGTGTG
The Aspergillus fumigatus Af293 chromosome 4, whole genome shotgun sequence DNA segment above includes these coding regions:
- the ccp1 gene encoding peroxidase gives rise to the protein MASAARSASRAFLRSTPTTSSFRPAVRAARFALPAQGFRAAGRRGYASEANSGKSSSNVFLWAGLAVAGGAGAYLYLNGSDSVTSKTFVPGKEDYQKVYDAIARRLADETDYDDGSYGPVLVRLAWHASGTYDKETGTGGSNGATMRFAPESDHGANAGLKIARDFLEPIKAQFPWISYSDLWTLAGACAIQELGGPTIPWRPGRQDKDVAACTPDGRLPDASKDQRHIRDIFYRMGFNDQEIVALIGAHALGRAHPDRSGYDGPWDFSPTVFTNEFFRLLVDEKWQNRKWNGPAQFTDKTTKTLMMLPADLALIKDKEFKKHVERYARDSDAFFKDFSDAFVKLLELGVPFTSKAEDRYVFKTSE